The sequence CCCTTTGTTCGGCAATAAGTTCGATTTTTCCGCCTGTATCTGTATATCTAATTGCATTGGCAATTAAGTTAGTTAATACCCAAACTATTTTATTTGGGTCAACATTCACTAAAAGACTGTCTTCTGGGCAGTGCTGAGTTAACTGAATTTCTTTTTCTTGGGCTTGAATTCTCAGTAGAGAAATAGCTTTCTTGAGTAAAAAACTTGCCTCGACTGTCCCCAACTCCATTTCGATACGACCCGATTCTATTTTAGAAAGATCCAGCAGATCGTTCACTAAAATTCTTAATCGCTCAACGTCTGCACTGGCAGCTTCTAACAATTCTTTTTCTGGCTCTGATAATTTTTCTGGAATTGTTTCTAGCAAGAGATTCACACTCATTGATATTCCGGTTAGCGGGGTGCGTAACTCATGGGAAGCTGTAGCAACGAAGTCACTTTTTAGTTGGTCTAATTCCTTAAGCTTGGTAATATCTTGAAGCAAAAGAATCACTCCCCATATTTGCTTATTTTCAGTGATAACGGGAGTAATTGAAAATTGATAATATTTGGTTTCCTGATTCTGGACTATTGTCAAAATCGAGTCTTCGTCAGTTTCAGGTAAAGGATGATAATTTTGGGCAGTTGTTTGAATTTTTTCGTAAAGTTCTTGATGATTGAAAACTGCCAAGAAATGATGGTTCAATGCTCGTTGTGGAGAAACACCCAAAATTGAGGCAGCAATGGGATTAATGGCAGTAATTTCCAAGTCAGCATTCACTACTACTAACCCATCAGTAATACTCTGAATGATGGCTTCGCTACGTTGCTTTTCCAGAATGACTTTGCCAACATTTAAGTCGTGAAAAGCTTTGAGTTTTTGACTCATCAGGTTAATAGCAGTTCCTAAATTGCCCAATTCATCCTGAGATTTAACAGCGATCGCCACATTATAATTTCCTTCGGCAATTTGTTCGGTTGCTTTCATCATTTCTTTAAGGGGTCGGATAATGCGATCGGACAGCAGTAAACTAAAACCTAGTCCTATTCCTGCTGCCCCACCGCCGATAATAATCATTGAGGCGATCGCCTGATGGGAAATGCTTTGTGCCGTTTCTGATGCAGCAAGCATCGTTGCTTGATTCAATTCCCGCAGTTGGGTGCTGTTTTCTCGAACTTGTTGAAAAGCTGGAAAAACTGTCTCATCGTAGTAATTGGTGACGGAAGTTTCGGTTAATTCTTGCTGCTGTAATTGGTCAAACGCGATCAGATAATTTTCATAACTTTCAGAGAGTGCAAGCAGGATTTTTCTCTCTCCAGGAATCGTCACATTATCTTGAGCACGCCCTAACCATTGTAAGAAAGTCACTTCACTCTTACGAAACTGTTCGATACCCATTGACTCATCCCCTAAGAGAATTAATAGAGTTGCGCTATCCTGACGTTCAAGGGCATCAATCATGTTCTCTGCGGCAAGAATGCTACGGTAATTTTCCTGCAAAATAGCATCACTAGCTTTTCCCAAGCGTTGAAGGTTGACCGCCCCCCAGCTACAAACGAGGACAACAAGGGCTAATGCAGCACCATAACCAGCGAGAATCTTAGTTTTGAGGTTCACAGTTTTCTACTGAATATCTATAATCTTGTCGGGCGACTTTTGGGCGATCGCGTGGCACGATCTAAGTTATTATGAGCAGGTTTATAGGTGGGATCGAGGTCTGTCGCCACCCGATATTGTTTTAACGCTTCTGAACGTTCTCCTGAGAGTTCATGAATTTCTCCTAAAAGATTAAAGGCTTCAGGATTTGAGGGATCGATTCCAATTGCTTGTTTAACGTGCGCGATCGCTTTATCATACTGTCGCTTACTTGCACAAAACTTGGCGATTTTAATTGCCCTTTTATAATTTCTAGTTTCTTCCCGATGATGAATTTCCACTTCTAAGATGGGATAGATTTTTTCTCGCAATTCTTGAGGTGTAAATGGTTTTTCTAAAAAGTCCACTGCCCCTAATTTCATTGCTTCTACGGCACTATCAACTGTTCCATGTGCGGAAATAATCATAATCGGTAAATTAGGCTGGGTTTTCAAAGCTTTCTCTAAGACCTGTAACCCATCCATTCCCGGCATTTTTAGGTCTAACAACATCAAATCGTATTCTTCTACTTCTAACTGTCGTAGCGCATCTGAACCATCTAAAGCACTCATCAATTGATGTCCTAATGCTTCTAATGTCTGCACTATAGTACGGCGAATGGTTTTATTATCGTCAACGACTAAAATTTTACGACTAATCACGCTCTTTTTCTCCTTTTTATTTAGACTTATTTTTTGAGAACATCTGCTACAAGTTCGCGCAACTCTGTGGGATTAAACGGTTTTTGGATATAGCTCATTGGCTTTTCAACGAAATCGACTGCACCAAGTTTTATTGCTGTTACGGCTTCCTCAATACTACTATGACCTGAAATTACAACAATTTTACTTTCGGGAGCAATGGTATGGGCTTGTTTTAAAACTTCTAAGCCTTCTATTCCTGCCATTTTTAGATCCAGGAGAATTAAATCAAAATGGTTTTTTTGAATTTGTTCAAGGGCTTCTTTCCCATTGGCAGCAGTAGAAACTTTATACCCCATCGGCTCTAAGGTTTGAGCAATTGTTAAACGAGTTGTTTTATCGTCATCAACAACTAAAATTTGCAAGTTGGTCATTTTCATTATTCTTTAAATTCAATCTTTTTCTCAAATTTGCCATTATCTAAAATGCGATTGTGCTTGCTCGATCGTTAACTCGATTTTGCAATTTTTGTTTGTATTTTTGCCTCTCCTCTACGATAACTACTAAACATTTACTTCATATTTGTAGTGAATATTTTGACAAAAATCTCCCAAGAAATCACCCCAAAGCAAATAATTTTCAAATGAGACCGTCAAGAGCTAAATTAAGTTTCAAAACATTAACTCCTGGTTCGCCAAAAATTCCTAAAAAGCGTCTATCTACAGATTGAAAAATGAGAGTTTCAACTCGCTCATCATCGAGATTTCGCGCCCGTGCAACCCTTTCAATCTGCGCTCTAGCGGCTTCAATGGTAATATGCGGATCTAACCCAGAACCGGAAGCATAAACTAAATCTGCGGTGGGTTCAACATCAGCATTTCTTAAGAAATCTGCTTGTTTTTTGACCCTCGTAATTAATTCTTCATTCGTCGGTGCTAAATTACTTGCACCAGATAATCCTCCGGGATAAGCATCATCTCCTTCACTATAGTTTACAGTACTCGGACGACTCCAAAAATACTCCTGAGAAGTAAAGGTTTGACCGATTAATTCTGAACCAATAATTTCTCCTTGAGTATTGGTAATCAGACTTCCATTGGCTTGATAAGGAAACGCTGTTTGAGCAATCAAAAGAATAACTGCTGGATAAAGAATTGCGGTTAAAAGCCACAAAACAAAAGTTGAGCGAATTGCCATCATTATTTCTTTCATAAGACTCTCCTAAAATCTTTCAGGTTGAAAAATAACCAAAAATAGGTAAACGGATAAACTCAATGTCACCAAGATTAAAATCCCAATTGCATAGGCATTTGGACGAGCAATATTTTCCCCGGTTGCGGCATAAATGGCGGGAGCAATAATCAAATTGAAACACAAGGTAAAAAAGAGAATCGTTGCACCTCGATGGTTCCGCCAATGTTCCCGCAGCATATCTACTGCTTCTTCTCCCTCCCTAGGGAATATTTGTTTCAATAAATTGTGTCGTTTCATAATTAAACTCCTTGTTTAAGCTAAGCTAATTGCGGAAATAATTAAGTCAATGATTTTAATGCCGATAAAGGGTGCAATAATCCCACCTAAGCCATAAATCAAAATATTGCGAGTTAATAATTGATTGGCGGTTAGAGGTCTGAATTTAACCCCTTTTAATGCCAAGGGAATTAACGCTGGAATAATCAAAGCGTTATAAATTAAGGCGGATAAAATCGCCGATTGGGCGCTGGTAAGTCCCATAATATTGAGGCTATCAATACCAATTGCTGCAAACATCGCGGGAATAATTGCAAAGTATTTCGCGATATCATTGGCTAAAGAAAAGGTAGTTAATGCCCCACGAGTAATGAGTAATTGTTTCCCAATCGTGACTAAATCAATTAATTTTGTCGGGTCAGAATCTAAGTCCACCATATTTGCCGCTTCTTTAGCTGCTTGGGTTCCCGTATTCATTGCTAAACCGACGTTTGCTTGGGCTAAGGCAGGTGCGTCATTAGTTCCATCTCCCGTCATTGCTACTAATTTACCCTGTTTTTGTTCCTGCTGAATTACAGCGATTTTGTCTTCGGGAGTAGCTTCAGCAATAAAATCATCAACTCCGGCTTCTTGGGCAATCACAGAGGCGGTAATGCGGTTATCTCCCGTTAGCATGACACTTTTTACACCCATACGACGCAATTGGTCGAAGCGATCGCGCATTCCGGGTTTGATAATATCCTTAAGATAAATCACCCCATAGACTTCATTCTCCAAAGCCACTGCTAAGGGTGTTCCTCCCAAACGAGAAACCTGTTCGTAAGCCTCATCTAAATCATTGGGAAGTTGACCGCCGCGCGATCGCACAAAGCCTTTTACCGCATCAACTGCCCCTTTTCTTATCTCTGTGCCATCGGCTAAATTTGTGCCACTCATGCGAGTTTTGGCAGAAAATTCGATGTCTTCGGCTTGATTTCGGTCAAAATCAATCTTCGCCCCGATCTTTTCCGCAAGCCGAACAATAGATTTTCCTTCGGGAGTGGTATCAAAAATACTACCCGCCAAGGCAACTTTCGCTACTTCTTCGGGAGAATAACCATTAACCGGAATAAACTGTTCTGCGAGGCGATTTCCTAACGTAATCGTGCCTGTTTTATCCAAAACCAGCGTGTTAATATCCCCACAGGCTTCTACTGCCCGCCCAGAGGTGGCAATGACGTTAAATTGCGCTACTCTATCCATTCCCGCAATCCCAATGGCGCTAAGTAACCCGCCGATAGTCGTAGGAATGAGGGCAACCAAGAGAGCAACTAAAGTAACAATACCCACTGGCGCACCCACATAACTGGCAATGGGGGGAATGGTGACGACAACGATTAAGAAAACTTGCGTGAGAACCGCTAATAAGACGGTTAAGGCGATTTCGTTGGGGGTTTTACTTCTTTCTGCCCCTTCTACCAAAGAAATCATCCGATCCAAAAAGCCTTTCCCTGCTTCCGCCGTGACTTGAATAATCAATTCGTCGGAGATAATCCGCGTTCCCCCGGTAACGGAACTAGCAACATCCGAACCAGGTTCTTTTAATACAGGGGCAGATTCTCCCGTAATCGCAGATTCATCAACGGAAGCAACGCCTTCGATAACCGTTCCATCGGCGGGAATAGTATCTCCGGCGATGACTTTAAGGCGATCGCCTTTCGCCAAAGCTGTTGAACTTACTTCCTCTACCGAACCATCGGGCAATAATCGGCGGGCTGTGGTTTCGGATTT comes from Oscillatoria salina IIICB1 and encodes:
- a CDS encoding HAMP domain-containing sensor histidine kinase, which encodes MNLKTKILAGYGAALALVVLVCSWGAVNLQRLGKASDAILQENYRSILAAENMIDALERQDSATLLILLGDESMGIEQFRKSEVTFLQWLGRAQDNVTIPGERKILLALSESYENYLIAFDQLQQQELTETSVTNYYDETVFPAFQQVRENSTQLRELNQATMLAASETAQSISHQAIASMIIIGGGAAGIGLGFSLLLSDRIIRPLKEMMKATEQIAEGNYNVAIAVKSQDELGNLGTAINLMSQKLKAFHDLNVGKVILEKQRSEAIIQSITDGLVVVNADLEITAINPIAASILGVSPQRALNHHFLAVFNHQELYEKIQTTAQNYHPLPETDEDSILTIVQNQETKYYQFSITPVITENKQIWGVILLLQDITKLKELDQLKSDFVATASHELRTPLTGISMSVNLLLETIPEKLSEPEKELLEAASADVERLRILVNDLLDLSKIESGRIEMELGTVEASFLLKKAISLLRIQAQEKEIQLTQHCPEDSLLVNVDPNKIVWVLTNLIANAIRYTDTGGKIELIAEQRGNWVEISVADNGAGIPWEYQAKIFDKFVQVQTEKDIGGSGLGLAICQEVVNAHGGRIWVDSTPGEGSTFTFTVPMVKSLPE
- a CDS encoding sigma-54-dependent transcriptional regulator; translated protein: MISRKILVVDDNKTIRRTIVQTLEALGHQLMSALDGSDALRQLEVEEYDLMLLDLKMPGMDGLQVLEKALKTQPNLPIMIISAHGTVDSAVEAMKLGAVDFLEKPFTPQELREKIYPILEVEIHHREETRNYKRAIKIAKFCASKRQYDKAIAHVKQAIGIDPSNPEAFNLLGEIHELSGERSEALKQYRVATDLDPTYKPAHNNLDRATRSPKSRPTRL
- a CDS encoding response regulator, with protein sequence MKMTNLQILVVDDDKTTRLTIAQTLEPMGYKVSTAANGKEALEQIQKNHFDLILLDLKMAGIEGLEVLKQAHTIAPESKIVVISGHSSIEEAVTAIKLGAVDFVEKPMSYIQKPFNPTELRELVADVLKK
- the kdpC gene encoding K(+)-transporting ATPase subunit C, whose product is MKEIMMAIRSTFVLWLLTAILYPAVILLIAQTAFPYQANGSLITNTQGEIIGSELIGQTFTSQEYFWSRPSTVNYSEGDDAYPGGLSGASNLAPTNEELITRVKKQADFLRNADVEPTADLVYASGSGLDPHITIEAARAQIERVARARNLDDERVETLIFQSVDRRFLGIFGEPGVNVLKLNLALDGLI
- a CDS encoding potassium-transporting ATPase subunit F translates to MKRHNLLKQIFPREGEEAVDMLREHWRNHRGATILFFTLCFNLIIAPAIYAATGENIARPNAYAIGILILVTLSLSVYLFLVIFQPERF
- the kdpB gene encoding potassium-transporting ATPase subunit KdpB, with product MNTQQRQNHPQTQPPRSPKRRQEKKQRKVNTKGLYKRAFREAFVKLNPRIMLKNPVMFVVWVGTIITAILTIFPDLFGVAPGENQRLYNGLVTLILFFTILFANFAEAVAEGRGKAQADALRSTKSETTARRLLPDGSVEEVSSTALAKGDRLKVIAGDTIPADGTVIEGVASVDESAITGESAPVLKEPGSDVASSVTGGTRIISDELIIQVTAEAGKGFLDRMISLVEGAERSKTPNEIALTVLLAVLTQVFLIVVVTIPPIASYVGAPVGIVTLVALLVALIPTTIGGLLSAIGIAGMDRVAQFNVIATSGRAVEACGDINTLVLDKTGTITLGNRLAEQFIPVNGYSPEEVAKVALAGSIFDTTPEGKSIVRLAEKIGAKIDFDRNQAEDIEFSAKTRMSGTNLADGTEIRKGAVDAVKGFVRSRGGQLPNDLDEAYEQVSRLGGTPLAVALENEVYGVIYLKDIIKPGMRDRFDQLRRMGVKSVMLTGDNRITASVIAQEAGVDDFIAEATPEDKIAVIQQEQKQGKLVAMTGDGTNDAPALAQANVGLAMNTGTQAAKEAANMVDLDSDPTKLIDLVTIGKQLLITRGALTTFSLANDIAKYFAIIPAMFAAIGIDSLNIMGLTSAQSAILSALIYNALIIPALIPLALKGVKFRPLTANQLLTRNILIYGLGGIIAPFIGIKIIDLIISAISLA